In the Daphnia pulicaria isolate SC F1-1A chromosome 2, SC_F0-13Bv2, whole genome shotgun sequence genome, one interval contains:
- the LOC124326894 gene encoding uncharacterized protein LOC124326894: MKWTLFLLLVVVGAVVLAAAQDLEEDNELFAEDQQDEASTAEDNSSTEEDEDDQVNLRVVRSAAAQSEGTGRVRNRGAAARGNADQQQGDRRRRGEGKACRYTKGAWSECNTATNQRSRSLTLKKGDSSCEQSKTITKKCKKGQSPIH; encoded by the exons ATGAAGTGGACGCTGTTCTtgctgttggtggtggtgggcgcTGTCGTTCTGGCCGCAGCCCAGGATCTGGAAGAAGATAACGAGCTATTCGCCGAAGACCAGCAGGACGAAGCTTCAACTGCCGAGGATAATAGCAGCACCGAGGAGGACGAAGATGACCAAGTCAATCTTCGCGTTGTTCGATCGGCTGCTGCCCAGTCAGAAGGAACCGGAAGGGTCCGCAACAGGGGAGCAGCTGCCAGAGGGAACGCCGACCAGCAGCAAGGAGACCGACGCCGTCGGGGAGAAGGCAAAG CTTGCCGTTACACCAAAGGCGCCTGGTCCGAATGCAACACAGCCACCAACCAGCGCTCACGCAGTCTCACGCTGAAGAAGGGAGACAGCAGCTGCGAGCAGTCCAAGACCATCaccaaaaaatgcaaaaaaggTCAATCAccaattcattga